Proteins encoded together in one Papaver somniferum cultivar HN1 unplaced genomic scaffold, ASM357369v1 unplaced-scaffold_21, whole genome shotgun sequence window:
- the LOC113339953 gene encoding protein argonaute 10-like isoform X2, with protein MEVCKIVEGQRYSKRLDERQITALLKVTCGRPRERVKDIMQNVRHNAYYEDPFAKKSGIKTSDKLAQVGARILPSPWMTL; from the exons ATGGAG GTTTGTAAAATTGTGGAGGGTCAGAggtactcgaaaagactcgatgaACGTCAAATAACTGCTCTTTTGAAGGTTACATGTGGGCGGCCACGGGAAAGGGTGAAAGATATTATGCAG AATGTTCGCCACAATGCTTATTACGAGGACCCATTCGCTAAGAAATCTGGAATAAAAACCAGTGATAAGCTTGCTCAAGTTGGGGCTCGCATTCTTCCTTCCCCATGG ATGACTTTATGA
- the LOC113339953 gene encoding protein argonaute 10-like isoform X1: protein MEVCKIVEGQRYSKRLDERQITALLKVTCGRPRERVKDIMQNVRHNAYYEDPFAKKSGIKTSDKLAQVGARILPSPWIGCLHCLQQMTL, encoded by the exons ATGGAG GTTTGTAAAATTGTGGAGGGTCAGAggtactcgaaaagactcgatgaACGTCAAATAACTGCTCTTTTGAAGGTTACATGTGGGCGGCCACGGGAAAGGGTGAAAGATATTATGCAG AATGTTCGCCACAATGCTTATTACGAGGACCCATTCGCTAAGAAATCTGGAATAAAAACCAGTGATAAGCTTGCTCAAGTTGGGGCTCGCATTCTTCCTTCCCCATGG ATTGGTTGTTTACACTGCTTACAACAGATGACTTTATGA